A region of Moorena producens PAL-8-15-08-1 DNA encodes the following proteins:
- a CDS encoding cofactor assembly of complex C subunit B: MAKPDQNDVLRLLPFAVGGLAGSLLLINRLLTSQLTNSQARSDAVGVIVCAVLILTGLLWQQVQPKPPDAVKLNGEEGFDLATELPDQVKTELAWASHLLLTNTVTRSLVVVYQGKVLLRRGILGKNPQVEPGAILKRVLETQKAVYLVNLKLYPGRLEFDYLPVNTQGVICQPIGNQGALILAANAPRSYTKQDENWIEGIADKLANTLSGHL, encoded by the coding sequence ATGGCTAAACCCGACCAAAATGATGTACTGCGGCTGCTGCCATTTGCGGTTGGAGGATTGGCAGGCAGCCTGTTGCTGATTAACCGTTTATTAACCTCCCAGCTCACCAATTCTCAAGCTCGTTCTGATGCTGTCGGGGTAATTGTTTGTGCTGTATTGATTTTGACAGGTTTACTGTGGCAGCAGGTACAGCCCAAACCTCCTGATGCCGTTAAACTGAATGGCGAAGAGGGTTTCGACCTCGCGACCGAGCTCCCAGATCAGGTAAAAACTGAATTAGCCTGGGCATCCCATCTATTACTAACTAATACAGTAACGCGATCGCTTGTAGTGGTATACCAAGGCAAAGTCTTGCTCCGGCGAGGGATCTTGGGCAAAAATCCCCAAGTCGAGCCTGGAGCAATTCTCAAGCGGGTCCTGGAAACTCAAAAAGCCGTCTATCTGGTTAACCTAAAGCTCTATCCAGGGCGACTTGAATTTGACTACTTGCCTGTTAACACACAAGGTGTCATATGTCAACCGATTGGCAACCAAGGAGCGCTAATTTTGGCAGCCAATGCTCCCCGAAGTTACACTAAACAAGATGAAAATTGGATTGAGGGGATTGCTGATAAACTTGCCAATACTCTCTCTGGTCATTTATAA
- the rpaB gene encoding response regulator transcription factor RpaB, with protein METHKEKILVVDDEASIRRILETRLSMIGYEVVTAADGEEALNTFRDQEPDLVVLDVMMPKLDGYGVCQELRKESDIPIIMLTALGDVADRITGLELGADDYVVKPFSPKELEARIRSVLRRFDKVGAAGIPSSGVIHVGSIKIDTNKRQVYKGDERIRLTGMEFSLLELLVRRSGEPFSRSEILQEVWGYTPERHVDTRVVDVHISRLRAKLEDDPSNPELILTARGTGYLFQRIIEPDEK; from the coding sequence TTGGAAACTCATAAAGAAAAAATTCTTGTTGTCGATGACGAGGCAAGTATCCGTCGTATATTAGAAACTCGGTTGTCTATGATTGGCTACGAGGTAGTCACAGCCGCCGATGGAGAAGAAGCCCTAAACACATTTCGTGATCAAGAGCCTGACCTAGTGGTGTTAGATGTGATGATGCCAAAGCTAGATGGTTATGGTGTTTGTCAAGAATTACGCAAGGAATCAGATATTCCCATTATTATGCTAACTGCTTTAGGGGATGTTGCTGACCGGATTACCGGTCTAGAGTTAGGAGCAGATGACTATGTGGTCAAGCCCTTTTCTCCAAAAGAATTAGAAGCCCGTATTCGTTCAGTACTGCGCAGGTTTGATAAAGTGGGAGCTGCCGGTATTCCTAGTTCTGGCGTGATTCATGTCGGGAGTATCAAAATTGACACCAACAAGCGGCAGGTCTACAAAGGGGATGAGCGGATTCGGCTGACTGGAATGGAGTTCAGTCTTCTGGAATTATTAGTTAGACGTTCTGGAGAACCATTCTCCCGTTCTGAAATTTTGCAGGAAGTGTGGGGCTATACCCCCGAACGCCATGTGGATACCCGTGTAGTAGATGTCCACATCTCCCGGTTACGAGCCAAGTTAGAGGATGACCCGAGTAATCCTGAGCTAATTCTGACCGCACGAGGTACAGGTTATTTGTTCCAACGGATAATTGAACCAGATGAAAAATAG
- a CDS encoding DUF456 domain-containing protein: MWLIILYWFLILLMLVGIIGSVVPGIPGAMLILAATLIWGIAEGFSSVTWALGVAIFVLLLGMGVDFLAAYWGAKKAGASNWGQIGSIIGLFMGVFGLLPALPFGGPLLGILLGPLLGAFLGEFFYQRKLKLQPRIKQSFKAGLGIVVGSLVGNLIQGMLAIATVVVFIFTTWPPGAGI; encoded by the coding sequence ATGTGGTTAATCATTTTGTACTGGTTCCTGATTCTGCTGATGCTAGTAGGCATTATTGGTTCGGTTGTTCCTGGCATTCCCGGTGCCATGTTGATTTTAGCTGCCACCCTAATTTGGGGTATTGCTGAGGGCTTTAGTAGCGTCACCTGGGCATTGGGCGTAGCAATCTTTGTGTTGCTACTCGGTATGGGGGTCGATTTTTTAGCCGCTTACTGGGGAGCAAAAAAAGCTGGTGCGAGTAATTGGGGACAAATTGGTTCCATAATCGGCTTGTTCATGGGGGTGTTTGGTCTTTTACCCGCCTTGCCCTTCGGCGGACCGTTACTAGGGATTTTGCTTGGACCATTGTTAGGGGCGTTTTTAGGTGAGTTTTTCTATCAACGGAAGTTAAAGTTACAGCCTAGAATTAAGCAATCGTTTAAAGCTGGCTTGGGGATTGTGGTCGGTTCATTGGTAGGAAATTTGATTCAGGGAATGCTTGCGATCGCTACTGTGGTGGTGTTTATTTTCACCACCTGGCCCCCAGGTGCAGGGATTTAG